The Prunus persica cultivar Lovell chromosome G7, Prunus_persica_NCBIv2, whole genome shotgun sequence genome has a segment encoding these proteins:
- the LOC18771561 gene encoding uncharacterized protein LOC18771561 — MAQFAAQGRVKLLFNGEGVALEQKGDPFNNKMFTSIQPHTYNRRLGRPHLDSTRLYSSSSMNKAKRLNAEARLFVGGDEAGPGHDDAAEFERDDELACFRGLVLDISYRPVNVVCWKRAICLEYMEKADVLEYYDQTVNSPNGSFYIPAVLRVPHLLQIVKRRRIKNNLSRKNILCRDSFTCQYCSSRENLTIDHVLPIVRGGEWKWENLVTACARCNSKKGQKTLEEANMKLTKVPKAPKDYDILAIPLTSAAIKMLKMRKGTPEEWLQYLSKPSSEP, encoded by the exons ATGGCTCAGTTTGCAGCACAAGGGCGAGTTAAGTTGCTCTTTAATGGCGAGGGAGTGGCATTGGAACAAAAAGGAGACCCATTTAACAACAAAATGTTCACATCAATCCAACCCCACACCTACAACCGCAGGCTTGGCAGGCCACACCTGGATTCTACTCGGCtttactcttcttcttctatgaACAAGGCAAAGCGTTTGAATGCTGAGGCCCGTTTGTTTGTTGGTGGCGATGAGGCTGGTCCTGGTCATGACGATGCTGCTGAGTTTGAGAGGGATGATGAGTTGGCTTGTTTCAGAGGCCTCGTCTTGGATATCTCCTACAG GCCAGTTAATGTTGTCTGCTGGAAGCGTGCTATTTGCTTGGAATACATGGAGAAG GCGGATGTACTTGAATACTATGATCAGACTGTAAATTCCCCAAATGGATCCTTCTACATACCTGCCGTCCTAAGG GTTCCACATTTACTGCAGATTgtaaagagaagaagaattaaGAACAATCTTAGTCGTAAAAATATACTATGTCGGGACAGTTTCACTTGTCA GTACTGTTCTTCGCGTGAAAACTTGACTATTGACCATGTTTTGCCAATTGTACGTGGTGGAGAATGGAAGTGGGAAAATCTG GTCACTGCATGTGCAAGATGCAACTCGAAGAAAGGTCAGAAGACATTAGAGGAAGCAAATATGAAGCTTACTAAAGTCCCCAAG GCTCCAAAAGACTATGACATACTTGCCATACCACTGACAAGTGCCGCAATTAAAATGCTGAAAATGAGAAAGGGAACTCCTGAAGAGTGGCTCCAATACTTATCAAAGCCTTCTTCAGAGCCATGA